In candidate division WOR-3 bacterium, a single genomic region encodes these proteins:
- a CDS encoding transglutaminase-like domain-containing protein, producing the protein MDILQETMEVQFTEEIQELAEELEYKPVEIYEYIRNNFKYEPYFGSLKGAQETLFEKAGNDFDLASLLISLLRTSGIKSRYVYGEIIVPIDKAMGWLGVKDPWVAGNIFATMGVPARMLVVNGKPYGLRLEHCWVEAQLNYDIDLGRKNPVSKDLTWIPMDPSYKILEYNNPVKLEEEVPLDVDSLMGEIRASANIDTITGAVTGMDTTIINQALEDYGTRTNNWIEENLGDSATIGEVFPFKWIKPKVSGGFAPVLPYDVTKKKESILKFLMNSGIR; encoded by the coding sequence ATGGATATTTTACAGGAGACAATGGAAGTGCAATTTACGGAAGAAATACAGGAACTTGCAGAAGAACTGGAGTATAAGCCTGTAGAGATATATGAGTATATAAGAAATAACTTCAAATATGAGCCTTATTTTGGGAGTCTTAAGGGTGCACAGGAGACATTGTTTGAGAAAGCCGGAAATGACTTCGATTTAGCCTCACTTCTTATTTCCCTATTACGAACTTCAGGAATAAAATCAAGATATGTATATGGAGAGATAATCGTACCTATAGATAAAGCAATGGGGTGGCTAGGCGTTAAAGACCCCTGGGTTGCAGGAAACATTTTTGCAACAATGGGAGTTCCTGCGAGGATGTTAGTTGTAAATGGAAAACCTTATGGGTTACGCCTGGAACATTGCTGGGTTGAGGCACAGCTTAATTATGATATAGATTTAGGAAGAAAAAACCCCGTGAGTAAGGATTTGACCTGGATACCGATGGACCCCAGTTATAAGATACTTGAATATAATAACCCGGTGAAATTGGAAGAGGAAGTTCCTTTAGATGTGGATAGTCTAATGGGAGAAATTCGCGCTTCAGCAAACATTGACACCATAACGGGAGCGGTTACAGGAATGGACACAACGATAATAAATCAGGCATTGGAGGATTATGGAACGAGAACAAATAACTGGATAGAGGAAAATTTAGGAGATAGTGCTACCATTGGCGAAGTATTTCCTTTCAAATGGATAAAACCGAAAGTAAGCGGTGGTTTCGCTCCTGTTCTTCCTTACGATGTCACGAAAAAAAAGGAAAGTATTCTGAAATTCCTGATGAATTCAGGTATAAGATAA